The following are from one region of the Georgenia sp. M64 genome:
- a CDS encoding sulfite exporter TauE/SafE family protein: MDLPVEVVAPVVVAAVVLGCVLQRTSGTGTGLVVSPTLVLAIGPVTGVMLTNVTTLVSALLMTVAMRADVDLGRLLRIAPVVVVGSVPAALLVREADPGWLEVVIGAVLLLALGGGALVRGVPDLAPTPAGLLAGVTGGFLNTAVGVAAPALLVYARATRWAQRSFAATLQPIFLTMSVVSLSTKTLLGASAQGAAVPWPLVVAVLGAVPVGVLLGGRVARRVPPTTARTVAVVVVSLGAAGTLVRGLVRVLGAS; this comes from the coding sequence GTGGACCTGCCGGTCGAGGTGGTGGCGCCGGTCGTCGTCGCCGCCGTCGTGCTGGGCTGCGTCCTGCAGCGCACCAGCGGGACGGGGACGGGCCTCGTCGTCTCCCCGACACTGGTCCTCGCGATCGGTCCGGTCACCGGCGTCATGCTCACCAACGTCACGACACTCGTCTCGGCCCTGCTCATGACGGTCGCGATGCGGGCCGACGTCGACCTCGGCCGGCTGCTGCGGATCGCGCCCGTGGTGGTGGTCGGGTCGGTCCCGGCGGCCCTGCTCGTGCGGGAGGCCGACCCAGGCTGGCTCGAGGTGGTCATCGGCGCGGTGCTCCTGCTCGCGCTGGGCGGGGGCGCCCTCGTGCGGGGGGTCCCGGACCTCGCGCCGACCCCGGCCGGCCTGCTCGCGGGGGTGACGGGCGGGTTCCTCAACACCGCCGTCGGCGTCGCGGCGCCGGCACTGCTCGTCTACGCGCGGGCGACGAGGTGGGCGCAGCGGTCCTTCGCCGCCACGCTCCAGCCGATCTTCCTCACGATGAGCGTGGTGTCGCTGTCGACCAAGACCCTCCTCGGCGCTAGCGCGCAGGGGGCCGCGGTGCCCTGGCCGCTCGTGGTTGCGGTACTCGGTGCCGTCCCGGTCGGTGTGCTCCTCGGCGGACGGGTCGCGCGCCGGGTCCCGCCGACGACGGCCCGGACCGTGGCCGTCGTCGTGGTCTCGCTCGGGGCGGCCGGCACACTCGTGCGCGGGCTCGTGCGGGTGCTGGGCGCCTCGTGA
- a CDS encoding mandelate racemase/muconate lactonizing enzyme family protein: protein MRIVDIRERTLPISSPIRNAYIDFSTMTLSLVAVVTDVVRDGRPVVGYGFNSNGRYGQGALLRDRFIPRVLAADPATLVDDDGTNLDPHRIWATAMTNEKPGGHGERSVAVGTLDMAVWDAVAKIAGKPLFRLLAERHGRTADPRVFVYAAGGYYYPGKDVRGLQDEMRSYTDRGFTVVKMKIGGAGLGEDVRRIEAALDVLGPGQRLAVDANGRFDRDTALAYGEALSAYDLFWYEEAGDPLDYELNAALTAAYDGPVATGENLFSVQDAANLIRYGGMRKDRDWLQFDCALSYGLVEYEHILAMLAEHGWSASRCIPHGGHQMSLNIAAGLGLGGNESYPDLFQPFGGFPDGVGVEDGYVTMPELPGIGFEGKSDLYAVMAELSG from the coding sequence ATGAGGATCGTCGACATCCGGGAGCGGACGCTCCCCATCAGCTCGCCCATCCGCAACGCCTACATCGACTTCTCGACGATGACGCTGAGCCTGGTCGCCGTCGTCACCGACGTGGTGCGTGACGGCCGGCCGGTGGTGGGGTACGGCTTCAACTCCAACGGCCGCTACGGCCAGGGGGCGCTCCTGCGTGACCGGTTCATCCCGCGCGTCCTCGCCGCGGACCCGGCGACCCTGGTCGACGACGACGGCACGAACCTCGACCCGCACCGCATCTGGGCGACGGCGATGACCAACGAGAAGCCGGGCGGGCACGGGGAGCGCTCGGTCGCCGTCGGGACGCTCGACATGGCCGTGTGGGACGCCGTCGCCAAGATCGCGGGCAAGCCCCTCTTCCGCCTCCTCGCCGAGCGGCACGGGCGCACGGCCGACCCTCGCGTGTTCGTCTACGCCGCAGGCGGCTACTACTACCCGGGCAAGGACGTGCGCGGACTGCAGGACGAGATGCGCTCCTACACCGACCGTGGGTTCACCGTGGTGAAGATGAAGATCGGCGGCGCCGGGCTCGGTGAGGACGTGCGCCGCATCGAGGCGGCCCTCGACGTGCTCGGCCCCGGCCAGCGCCTCGCCGTCGACGCCAACGGCCGGTTCGACCGCGACACCGCGCTGGCCTACGGCGAGGCGCTGAGCGCCTACGACCTCTTCTGGTACGAGGAGGCCGGCGACCCCCTCGACTACGAGCTCAACGCCGCGCTCACCGCCGCGTACGACGGCCCGGTCGCCACCGGGGAGAACCTCTTCTCCGTCCAGGACGCCGCCAACCTCATCCGGTACGGCGGCATGCGCAAGGACCGCGACTGGCTCCAGTTCGACTGCGCCCTGTCCTACGGGCTCGTGGAGTACGAGCACATCCTCGCGATGCTCGCCGAGCACGGCTGGTCCGCGAGCCGGTGCATCCCGCACGGCGGCCACCAGATGTCCCTCAACATCGCGGCGGGCCTGGGACTGGGCGGCAACGAGTCCTACCCCGACCTGTTCCAGCCCTTCGGGGGATTCCCCGACGGGGTGGGCGTCGAGGACGGGTACGTCACCATGCCCGAGCTCCCCGGCATCGGGTTCGAGGGCAAGTCCGACCTGTACGCCGTCATGGCCGAGCTGTCCGGCTGA